DNA sequence from the Tachysurus fulvidraco isolate hzauxx_2018 chromosome 1, HZAU_PFXX_2.0, whole genome shotgun sequence genome:
tgcaccatggtataatagtcatactcacaccctcaagagagaaacccgtaaccttgaacggaaatggagaaaaactaaattagaggtgtttagaattgcgtataaggacagtatgtccagctatagacaggctctaaaagctgctagggctgagcacctgagcaaactcatagaaaataaccagaacaatcccaggtttttatttagcacagtggctagtttaacaaaaaatcagaaatctgagcacactattccatcacatttcagtagtgaggactttatgagattcttcactgataaaatcgaaagtatcaggaataaaataggtgacgctcaacatatgagagcaaccagtgacacaatctcacctaaggctttacacagctttacaagtacaggacaggaagagttagataaacttattactacagctaaatcaacaacatgttcactagaccccatcccaactaaattactgaaagaagtgttacataaagctggtgagcctcttcttaatatcattaactcctcgttatctttaggttacatcccgaagtcttttaagttggcagttattaggccactcatcaaaaaacctaacttagaccctaatgaactatcaaattacagacctatctcacacctcccgtttatgtctaaaatacttgaaaaggttgtgtctgttcaactgagctccttcttacaggagaacaacatccttgaagagtctcagtcaggtttcaggccccatcatagcacagaaactgcacttgttaaagttacaaacgacttgttcttagcttcggaccaagaccgtatgtcactattagttctacttgaccttagtgctgcattcgacactatagatcacaacattcttctagatcgcttacaatattacacaggtattcatggtcaggctttaagctggtttagatcctatctgtctgaccgataccattttgtagaattaaatggtgaatcctccagtttactaccagttaattatggggtccctcaaggatcagttctaggacctctgcttttctctatatacatgcttccattagggaacattattagaagacatgggattagtttccattgttatgctgatgacacacagttatatatctcatcaaaaccagatgaaatagccacagtgtccaaattaactcagtgccttagagagataagactggatgagctgcaactttctattgttaaactccgataagactgaaatactactcatgggtccaaaaaccagtgcacagaaactctcacaacttaactcccatttagagggatgtactattacaagtagctcgacagtgaaagacctcggtgttatactagacagtaacttgtcttttaaaaatcatatcgcccatactaccaaaacagccttcttccaccttagaaacattgccaagctgagaaacatcctgtctgtatctgatgctgagaagctagttcatgcgttcatgacctctagactggactattgtaatgcattactaggtggttgtcctgcatctttaataaataggttacagttagtccaaaatgcagctgccagagttctcactaggacaagaaagtatgaccatataaccccaattttatcatctctacactggctacctgttaggtatagaattgactacaaactgctgctacttacgtacaaggctcttaatggtttagctcccatgtatctaactagtcttctaacacgttacaatccttcacgctctctgacatcacaaaactcagggcttttggtagttcccagaatatctaagtctactaaaggtggtagagcgttttcttatttagctcccaaactttggaatagtcttcctgatagtgttcggggctcagacacactttcccagtttaaatgtagattaaaaactcatctcttcagtcaggcgtacacataatacatcccataatatcatgcaccagtacatcagaccagcacatttttatgaacggcagatatgttaatccctttccactgcttttctctttgtacccatcccgaggcatccagacactgtaccagctcccatcgtcctctgtgggacgaagcctttggacatccactgagccgaggccgactctaagaatcctgagacatctccagttagactctgtggtactcaggagatcagaagtccttgaacctcacaccaatacaacatttgtttgactgtatattacaatcacacccccagtgtcacccatatgaggatgaggttcccccttgagtccggttcctctcaaggtttcttcctttaccaatttaaggcagtttttccttgccactgctgcctgagtcatctcagacttgctcataggggaataaatacatacacactgtgaactatatacatctaataataatctagaatttttattctgttaattcttatttcttttattattcgttatttcctttatcattaattatgtctaccttctgctttatgtttgttctgtaaagctgctttgagacgatgtctattgtaaaaagtgctatacaaataaacttgaattgaattgaatattaacTCCAGGGACCGCCTTCCTGAAAACAATTGACAGGTACAAGAGAAGACACCAGAGGACagcacagaaatgtgtgtgtattgtatagtacagtgttatttatgtgtgtattgtatagtatagtgttatgtatgtctgtattgtatagtatattgttatttatgtgtgtattgtatagtatagtgttatttatgtctgtattgtattgtatagtgtatttatgtgtgtgttgtatagtatagtgttatgtgtgtgttgtatagtatagtgttatgtgtgtattgtatagtatagtgttatttatgtctgtatagtatagtgttattcaCAGTTCCTGAAAATATGTTGGTTATATCTCAGGAAGGAAAACAGATACAGTTTTGTTTTAACGGCACAAATGTgcacaaatcgagcacaaacgAACTAGGCCGGTATTGAGCGATTGggatattaaaatattgtttaatatGTCAAACAACAAACCAGCACAAAACGTTTCTTTTTGCGGCACAAATCAGCACAAACGAATGGCatagtttctttttctttttatggggTGCCAACTTCACGGAGGTCCCATAGGCTATTGTCAAGAAGAGCTGTGTGTCTTTTGCTTCATATTTTGAACAGCACAATGtatctattatttttaatttgtttatatataattgtttgATTTTGAACATAATCTATatttgggaaatgttttttctttaaaggcATTCATGTGATTAtagtctttaaaataaatgctacaTTTTGATTTcatgatttctttgttttatgcaAATCATTTACTTCCTTTGTGCtactttacataaacatttgaTGAAACCAAATCAGAATTTTGGTCAACATTGTCATTTTATCTCACCACAAATATGTTGACAACAgaacacagtacagtacataaatatcacacattaatacaaatatatacatattgtgGAATAGTAAATAACAGCAAGGAAGTGACAGCCAATTTTAtactttgtttaataaaatgtgtgtgtgctatatttCCTCCCAACAGAGATTTAGGCCTGGTGTCCTTAAtctggagaaaaacaaacaagtctgaCCTGGAGTGTGACTGGAAGCGTTTGGTGAGTGACACTTTCTTTGGCAATAGCATGAACATGTTTGGGAGCATCGAGTCTTGTtgtacacagaaaacacatgtaTGGGAGCATTGGGTATTGCTGGCAACAGGATGGTGAAACTGTTCAAGTCTTTATTCTCAAAAGAATaaagtacatttatatttatgacacTTGGCAGATTCCTTTATCCTGTCAGAGATGCAGTTGACATggcaagaataaaaaacaacccaaatgcagggataaccaaaacaaaatgacaaaaaaaaaaaaaaacattgacatggaaaaaatcacaaaaacaagaaacacattaTGTCTGAGCACAGAGCATCAGCAGCCTGACCGTTATTTATATAACCACAGTTTTCATTCTTCAGGGCATGATCAGGTTTTCCAGTCATCCAGCTGATGGTAGAGAAAATTGGTTTGGTCTGTCACCTTCCAGGAGTCTCTGAACAGACCAATTAAAGCCCAGCCTGAGACCAGTCCCTTTATAACTGAGTCTTCATTTGCATCACTTGAGCTTGACAAGTCTGTGTGATGCTGTCTACAGGAAGCCTGAGCTTCAAGCCATGACATAGTAGTAGAGATGTAAATGTAGTTCTGATGTCCAGTATAACTGCctatgagaataaaaaaaacacaaagatgaAACATagtgtcatgatcagcacacttgcctcacctccgcacccacaacggagagaatcgtctccggagtactaagcgctcccggactacacttcccactacaccccgctcagcctaatcagggcaccagctgttctccatcagctggcgcacttaaataagcaaacgaacttgatcccattgcgaagtcttgatttgctacggctatcattctgagcgttgtctggttattcctgtttctggtttttgatccgtttctgtattttgcctcacgactgatttctgcctgccctgaccttttgcctgttgttctgactacgtttttgccttacctacactgtcgtgtttaccggtactgaactctgcctgttgtttccgagattatatattaaagctgcaaatggatcctcagtcttacgactcatcgTTACACATAGGTTTATGGAAGgttcaaaactaaaaaaaaatacacagattacAACATTAAAACCCCAAAAGGAAATTTCTTAAAAGTTGCTGACAGAACATCAAGAACATGACACAAATCTGGGTAGATTGTACAAGTATTTCCCCAGTGTCTGAAATTTGCTTTAAGAaattatgttaaatatttttcccAGTTCAGCAAAATgagtatattaaaaaatacattgttCAGAATTTTTATTACAACACAAAATTCTCTACTGAGAAATAGGAAAGTGATCAATATGTAGATTCTTACCATCTAAACAGACAGCAGGGATTGACCAAGTACAGGGCACATCCACCCAACCCCAGGGAGCAAGCGCACCACACTCCTCACCAAAGTTGTCGTGTTGACCTGAACTCCATCTCCATCTGAACGCTTCCCAGTGGTTTATTCCCCATGGACCAGCACCAGCTGTTGATGGGATTGTAGAGTCCAATCCAAGCACTGGAACCGAATTGTTGTCTCTGTGCTTCCTTCTGAAGTCGGACCATGTTGTCATTACTGTCGATGAtagccaggtcagtgtgtgtgtctctgcagtaAGCCTGAGCATCACTCCAGGTTTTCCCCTGCTGGATCAGGTAATACTGACGAGTGACAGACAGGACCAGAGGAACTGTGgataaattttaaacattttatgcaaattatcTCAGTCACAAATTTTACTTACTTTAATTAACTCTTCTCATAATTTTCCCTTCATTTGATTGTTACTTCAAACTGAACATTTATataatgaaactttttttaatttaatttttctttgatacaaaacaagaaattattttaaatccacacacacacacacacttctctcaccTGTGAAAAACAGGAGCATAAAGAGACATTATAACGAGTATAAAGAGACATCCGTTACTGGTGTGTAGATAAACTCACTAAGACAAAAGACATGTGATTAAAATCCCTCAGCAGTTCTGATCAGCAGTAAAACTGATAACTGTAAGTACCACATCACTACATATGATTAGAACTGAATTTAAACACCCATTAGTTCAGGGGAGGCAAACTCAGTATTCATGTAATTATTGAATGTAAAACCTCAAGCAATGTTCATTTGAacgagtttattttattttaacctgtCAGAAGAACAGAGGATGCACACAAGTACAGGGGAGCTTTTATTATATCTGAAAACTAATCCAAAGGTAAATTAAACCACCAACATGTTGTCAACTTATGAAgtgtatttaaaatttaaatatatacacatacaaatgaaataagaacaaaattaaaaacaataaataaacaacaacaaacaaaacaactgaaacatcaaAAAACTATATTACAATTAGCAGCATATGAGCGACACAATGAACTATTTAACTATTAAAACAAGAGTCTTTGAacttgtgtatatttaaaacaaatatttatacatacaaataaaattagaacaaaacaattaactattaaaacaaactacaaacaaacaaaactaattaattgattaaaacTTTATCCTGTCTGGTCATCCATCCATCGTCTTGTTCCCCACTCTTTCGGTGAACCTCCACCCTGCTGCACctgaataataacaacaacaaacagaagTAAACAATGAACAATTTAACTATTAAAACAAGAGACTTTGAATCAGCTTCAGACTTTTTAACAGTTATATGTTATAAATGAGTTCATGTCCTTAGCCATGGTTTAAATCAGACtttatacatacagatacaaatatgaatatgtggAGCAGTAAACAGCTACAGATTCAGGTACCATTACTATGTACATTGTGTTAAAttgaaatgtagccctacttttttttatttaatgagagaacgttatacatatctacaatcatacatatgttcacttctatgttacgtgacaaatagtcaaaaggtttttgaattgtactgaatttatttgatttgacagtcaggtattgattgcttgcagatgttgatacaactactaggctacttaaatatatctcacactaactagttagacattatgatcttcTGTAGCTTTGCttcaaaaaatgtttctttaaattttagttgaatacctctgATTTAGTGCATCCTCGAGAGAACATCGAGAGTAAGCtgataaaaataacacatagaaaatatataaattacatagaaatttctatacttctgaCGGACTTACTTTATTACCCTCTGGCGCTCCTGGAGTCCTCGCTGGCGGCTGTGCCACTTCCACGGCCTGCTTCACCGCCTCCGGAAGCAACTCCTCCAATGCTTCCCTTACCGTGTCGCGGCAGTTGCAGATGGGTGGAAGCTGCTACTGTATTCGCTGACCTCCACCTGCAGACACAAGAGTAGGGCTGGATGACAACGTCCTTTCTCTCGCCATTTCCAAAGACTTTTGCTTAGCTGCCATTTCTGTTCGAGTGAACTGTGAGAGAATGAGTAACACCCACCTAGCAGCTGCTCTATTTATAAGCTGACTTTCCGCGAGCTTCCCAATTCCTTTTAACAACCACCTAAGctgatggaaaataaaatttatagaaaatatataaataacagaaatttctacacttctgcacaaataaagacGGACTTGCTTGATCTGGCCGTTGCGCTCCCTGAGTCGCCGTTGCCGGCTGTGCCGCATCCACCGCCTGCTTCACCGCATCGGGAAGTAACTCCTCGAGTGCTCCCCTTACCGTTTCCCGGCAGTTGCAGACGGGTGGAAACGGCTGCCCAGTTTGGTCGGAGACCACCCTTCCTCCACTCTCGTCCTGTACCACCTTTGGCTGAATGAAAATTCTTGCGTGATCGGATGCCATGGTGAATTGTGAGAGAATGAGTAACACCCATCTAGCGGCTGCTCTATTTATAAGCTGACATTATAATTATGCACAAATCAGATGTGTGTTGTTGGTCATTAtccctcttcctcctgctcctcctacACATTTATTGGCTAAGATCCTTGTGACAGAAGAACCCATCCGAAACACGCCGTAGAATTCCAGCCTCAGTCCGTCATTCTGTTCTACAccacataattattattattaaataataatgaatgaagacatgagacacagaagacatgtctgtgttctgtttattttaatagttaAATTGTTCATTGTTGCACACGGCAAATCTGCTAACTCAAAAAGGACAAAGAAATAATTGACCTTGAAAAAGTCTGAAGCTTATTTAAAGACTGGAACACAACTGACTGGAACACATTGTCATCTGTCCTTTTTGTGTTGGTAAATCTGACAaacatgtcttctgtgtctcatgtcttcatttatgtctgtgttggtACCTGAATCTGTAGCTGTTTACTGCTccacatattcatatttgtatctgtatgtataaaGTCTGATTTAAACCATGGCTAAGGACATTAACTCATTTATAACATATAACCAAACACGTGTTGCTATTCTTCTCATATTGAACCTGACAATGTTGTGCACTGACCAGGGCGGCGATGATCACCCTGAAGACAACATGGACAATGAGGCAGCCCAAGAAGGCCCAGTTCATAATTTTAACCCTCCCTTGGCTTCTTGGTGTTTTCCACACTGATAGgagataagaaataaaaaagttccTTCTGAAAACATTAACAGACAGAACATATCTGGAAAGCTTGTAGgtttctatatatacacacctttaTGGCTGAAAAAGCAATAATGCTGCAATACTCACACATGAAGCCAAGGAAGATGATCATCATGACCTCCTGAGCAATAGATAAAGAAGCCAGGGTAATGACTGCCACACTGTGGCCACAATTCGCCTCCCTAGCAATGTGGCCGCAATTATCGGCCAACATGGTGAAGCCCAAAAGGACTTGTGCCAGGGAGGATGTGGCCGCTAGTGTGTTCATGTCCATCagctgtgagagagaaacaccacATGACCACATTAGCATGACCTACATTTTAGACCATAGGTCACCAACAGACAGACCGTGGTCCGGACCCGGACGCTGCCCAATACGGACCCAGACCTACAGCCCAAACAAAAGGTTCTGATTTAAAACTTGACGAAGCGCTTCTATTTTAACCGGCGCAGCTTTTGTATCTTTACAGTAGTGGTagtgaaaacacacagagcaatcAAGGGACGAgggagacggagaaagggaggagaaagagagagaaacagccgAGTGAGATTCATTCCTGTTCACACTTCCCACTTcaccagtgtgtctcatatgtacagaaactggggcacttattaaaagtgacCATGTGAAAcaccattatgagacaaaa
Encoded proteins:
- the LOC125141394 gene encoding uncharacterized protein LOC125141394 isoform X1, whose translation is MLRLTAETHTLTWLSSTVMTTWSDFRRKHRDNNSVPVLGLDSTIPSTAGAGPWGINHWEAFRWRWSSGQHDNFGEECGALAPWGWVDVPCTWSIPAVCLDGSYTGHQNYIYISTTMSWLEAQASCRQHHTDLSSSSDANEDSVIKGLVSGWALIGLFRDSWKVTDQTNFLYHQLDDWKT
- the LOC113651658 gene encoding uncharacterized protein LOC113651658 isoform X1 — encoded protein: MPSLCLLPCHCSSHLALQRPRNWSQSGEAFVLTLMDMNTLAATSSLAQVLLGFTMLADNCGHIAREANCGHSVAVITLASLSIAQEVMMIIFLGFMLWKTPRSQGRVKIMNWAFLGCLIVHVVFRVIIAALPKVVQDESGGRVVSDQTGQPFPPVCNCRETVRGALEELLPDAVKQAVDAAQPATATQGAQRPDQLRWLLKGIGKLAESQLINRAAARWRSANTVAASTHLQLPRHGKGSIGGVASGGGEAGRGSGTAASEDSRSARG
- the LOC113651658 gene encoding uncharacterized protein LOC113651658 isoform X4 — translated: MDMNTLAATSSLAQVLLGFTMLADNCGHIAREANCGHSVAVITLASLSIAQEVMMIIFLGFMLWKTPRSQGRVKIMNWAFLGCLIVHVVFRVIIAALPKVVQDESGGRVVSDQTGQPFPPVCNCRETVRGALEELLPDAVKQAVDAAQPATATQGAQRPDQLRWLLKGIGKLAESQLINRAAARWRSANTVAASTHLQLPRHGKGSIGGVASGGGEAGRGSGTAASEDSRSARG
- the LOC125141394 gene encoding putative C-type lectin domain family 20 member A isoform X2 — encoded protein: MLLFFTVPLVLSVTRQYYLIQQGKTWSDAQAYCRDTHTDLAIIDSNDNMVRLQKEAQRQQFGSSAWIGLYNPINSWCWSMGNKPLGSVQMEMEFRSTRQLWQLYWTSELHLHLYYYVMA
- the LOC113651658 gene encoding uncharacterized protein LOC113651658 isoform X2 translates to MLGRRQRVEEAPLRDEENPLMDMNTLAATSSLAQVLLGFTMLADNCGHIAREANCGHSVAVITLASLSIAQEVMMIIFLGFMLWKTPRSQGRVKIMNWAFLGCLIVHVVFRVIIAALPKVVQDESGGRVVSDQTGQPFPPVCNCRETVRGALEELLPDAVKQAVDAAQPATATQGAQRPDQLRWLLKGIGKLAESQLINRAAARWRSANTVAASTHLQLPRHGKGSIGGVASGGGEAGRGSGTAASEDSRSARG
- the LOC113651658 gene encoding uncharacterized protein LOC113651658 isoform X3, producing MLMWSCGVSLSQLMDMNTLAATSSLAQVLLGFTMLADNCGHIAREANCGHSVAVITLASLSIAQEVMMIIFLGFMLWKTPRSQGRVKIMNWAFLGCLIVHVVFRVIIAALPKVVQDESGGRVVSDQTGQPFPPVCNCRETVRGALEELLPDAVKQAVDAAQPATATQGAQRPDQLRWLLKGIGKLAESQLINRAAARWRSANTVAASTHLQLPRHGKGSIGGVASGGGEAGRGSGTAASEDSRSARG
- the LOC113651658 gene encoding uncharacterized protein LOC113651658 isoform X5 gives rise to the protein MPSLCLLPCHCSSHLALQRPRNWSQSGEAFVLTLMDMNTLAATSSLAQVLLGFTMLADNCGHIAREANCGHSVAVITLASLSIAQEVMMIIFLGFMLWKTPRSQGRVKIMNWAFLGCLIVHVVFRVIIAALLRWLLKGIGKLAESQLINRAAARWRSANTVAASTHLQLPRHGKGSIGGVASGGGEAGRGSGTAASEDSRSARG